From the genome of Malus sylvestris chromosome 13, drMalSylv7.2, whole genome shotgun sequence:
ttttttggCAGTTGAATGCAACTATGCAAGTACTTTATTGACCAAATATATCACGAGGACTAGCCCTTCGCGTCCTCTTTTAACCAACTTTGTCACACACTCAAGTCTCACAACCAATTCTTgtgataaaataaaagttaaataAAAGTCACAATcaatatttaaattatttacgAAATTATCATTTTTTTCGTTGAAATATTTAAAGATTAAAGATCAATACAGAAATAAAAAGTGGAATGTAAACTTCATCCtatttgatgagatatggaaaaATTAATGAACACTGATGATATTTATCGATTCACAACAGAAATTTTGATGAACTCATTACAGATttcgaattttaaaatttttattttagaaaattttcTTTAGTTTCTACTAAATCTGAATGAGTTGATATATTGCCTCATtgcaaattttcataatttgtCGAAATATCAACatctatatttttataaatttacacATTGATATTTTCAACTACGTAAATATTTTAGTTTAACATATTAATTTTAGTGTAAATTAGAGTTGGATATAGGTGACAATAAACAATaaacaacaaacaataaaaatattcttaaaaaaaacaataaaaataaaaaccttccATCTCTAAATACaccatttctttttaaaatttttcgtTTTTCATTACTAATTAGTAAGCTACTATCTTTTAagtagaaaacaaaaaagaaagattcttttcctttcaattatCTGTCAAACTTGTTGATCAGGATAAGATCTGTGCTAGGAATATACCGGTATGATCCCACcagttttttattatatttatttactCCATTATTTGTTgaattatttattcattttatgAATAAAACTAGATTTTGTCCCACCACTTATTCTAGAGTCTAGTGATCTAATGTAATGCGAAGGAGACTAATTATAtagatcaaattttataaattatagtTATTGATAATTTGCGTGTTAATGCGGAGTCCATTCTTACCCCCAGAGTCTTAAAGAAACACATGCTTAAAGGAAGAAAGGCCCAAGAGACGAAAGACCAAGGCTCAATAGAATTAGGAAGGATGAGCCTGAGTGCTACAGACAATCGCTTAGCAGTCTGGTTTGTCTGCTACAATGAAACCAAGCGCTTCTCCATAAAGTGCTTTTCGACCAGCAACATCAAGTTGGTATTGACAACTTTATAGCATGAAGTCCCTAGAACATAGAGATATGCCTATTCAGACATCAACTCTAAGTCACGTGGCGACTATCAAAGAGAACATAAAGACTGGCATATTAAGCACTCTCAAAGAGAACAAAGGGGTTTGCCTATGAAAGAACGTAGAGGCTGACACATTAAGCACTCGGGTGTGGATTCTCACCAACCTAGGGGCGAGCAAGGCGCTCGGTACACGTTGTCTCAAGATAACATGCAAGTGGACTTGAATGAATGTCACTTCGTTGTCATGTGTCCATTAAAGAAATGAGGGATAGCTAGCAGGTTAAGTCTACGTATTCGGCGCATTAAATGTAAAGGAAGTGGAAGACTCAAACCCAGAGACTTAGGGCTCAATTGAGGGCCTATATAAGGAAGATAAGTACTCATTAGAATAGGTCTaactaattgaaagaaaaaaaaattgtattgagCCAAGTGCTATTTGTAAGCCTTTGTCAATATATTCGGATGTAGGCCAATTTTTAAGGGTGAACGACTTAAATCTTGTTGTTTAGTTTTTATCATTTCAATCCCGAACCCACCAAGGGCCAACCACGCGACCATATTGGTCTTTGTTAGCCTCACCATATTTGACCGTTAacatgaattattatttaaatattaattaataacttATTTTGTATTGGCTAAAATAACACGTTTTGTAAATTTAATCTACCTAACATTTCTTGAAGGTCTAATGGTAGTTTAAATTTCGAATTACAAATGATTTGATGTAAATATATGgttctataaaaaataaaaataaaaatatctccCGAATTAGGTAGGCACGGAGCCACAGAGCTGTCCTTAAAAACCGAGGAGAGTGCCACCTGGGAGCAAGCCTTGGCATTCCATTCGGTAAAAGTGTGTCCGAATTTCACCCCAGAGTATCCGTACGCATAGACTCTgtccctccctctctctgttTTCCTGCCACCACTACAACTTCCACCATTAccatcttcctcctcctcctcctctgcgTCTCCCGCTTCCACTTTCTCtctaaaacacacacacagaaacACTCTCATACACTTATACAaccacactttctctctctagaactcCACTATCCCATTCTTTCTGTTGAACTCCATCCCCTTCAACAATGACGGATACGACGGACGACATAGCGGAGGAAATCTCCTTCCAGAGCTTCGAAGACGACTGCAGAATGCTCGGCAGCCTTCTGCAGGAGGTGTTGCAGCGAGAGGTCCGAAGCCAAATCATGGAGAAAGTTGAAAGGACCCGAATCCTCGCTCAGGTAATTCacactctctgtctctctccttccctttgcaTTTCGAAACTTCCTAAAccttgtttggttgccgagaaaaacAGAGGAagctaaagaaaacaaaaaatggcGATGAGAGTATTGTGTTTCGACAACTTTCCTTGCATTTCCTGGCTTTTCTTGCCAACCAAACAGAGGCTTAAATCGGGCTTTTTTTGCTTGTTTGAACGTGTGCGTGTGTGTTTTCAGAGTGCTTGTAATATGAGGAATGCGGGGATAGAGGACGTTGCGGAGGTGCTGGAGAAGCAACTGGCGTCGGAAATATCAAAGATGAGCTTGGAGGAGGCCTTGATCCTCGCTCGTACTTTCAGCCACTACCTTAATTTGATGGGCATTGCCGAAACCCATCACAGGTAATCTCTTCACCTTCTCCAAATCCGCGGTTTTGTttagaaagttgaggttccaccgtATGACCATATAACAATACGGGGAGTAGCCCAGTTTCTTATAACTACATGCAAGTTTCGTTCTTTTCCAGTTGTGGCAATGAAATAGGAAAAATAAGAGAATGTTGACTTGGAGAAAAGACAACTATTTAAATTTCTTGCATCTTTGAGTTTTATAAGCTTTATGGTTATTATTattgaaattttgtttctttgtgtaGGGTTCGCAAGCAGCGAAATGACTCGAATGAGGCATCTCTATCGAAATCTTGTGACGATATATTTAATCAGCTTGTTCATGGTGGTGTTTCCCCAGACGAGCTTTATAATACTGTTTGCAAGCAGGTTTCTTCTTGTTTCCTTTCCTTCTACCTTCTTTTCATCTCGGTTTGTATGCCTTGGTTGAGAAGTAAAGGGTGTATATTGCTCAATTGGGTCTCTGAGTATACGTTGAACTCGCTTGGTTAAGGCATAGTCAATGTTTTTGTGGTAAAGAGTTATCAGTCTATTTATTCTCAATGTCAAACATTTTCTTGCTGCAGGAGGTTGAAATTGTTCTTACTGCACATCCTACACAAATTAATCGTCGCACCTTACAATACAAACATATAAGAATTGCTGTAAGTTGTTTGCGGCTTTTCATTATTCTTAAACATTTCGAACATTTATTTTGattgatgatatatattttcCTGCAGCATCTTTTAGACTACAAGCACCGACCTGATCTTGGCGATGAAGACAAAGAAATGCTGATTGAAGATCTGGTATTGTTTTTCCAGCCTAATTCCTTTATTCTAAAAGACATAGAAATGTCATATTTCTAATTTTCCGTTTGGCTAATGTATCTTGCTTTTGAAGGTGAGAGAAATCACTTCAATATGGCAAACAGATGAGCTTAGGCGCCATAAACCTACGCCGGTTGATGAAGCTAGGGCAGGTAAAATAGTTGAATATTAGATTTGTACCTACTATCTAATGGTATTCAAGTTCTTTGGTTCTTAACAGAAAGAGTTGCATACATCATACCGCAGGTTTGAACATTGTGGAGCAATCCCTTTGGAAAGCTGTACCTCATTATCTACGTCGAGTCAGCAATGCTTTGAAGAAGGTTCGTCTTCAATTTCTGTTCTGTTATtactagtttctttttgtgcataCACTCTCTTCTGTCTTTCTGAATTTTATCTCAAGATTTTCTTTCTCTGATATATTTGTCAGTATACTGGAAAACCACTTCCATTAACTTGCACACCTATAAAATTTGGGTCTTGGATGGGGGGTGACAGAGATGGAAATCCCAATGTAACAGCAAAGGTAATTCTAGGTCCGAATGTTTTctgatttgtaaattttctcCTACTTGTATTACTTGTTCCTTTGAAGTCAAGACAAGTCTATTCTGTCAATAAATACGTTATTCCTTCGAAAATTTTGTAAGTAGCtcaatttattcttttataattgtttGTGTGATGTTCTGTTATTTTTCGTTTAGGAGGACGACTACTGATCTGCTCTCTTTTTATTGTCAGGTCACAAAAGATGTCTCACTTTTATCTAAGTGGATGGCTATTGATCTCTACATTCGAGAACTTGATAACCTCAAATTTGAGCTATCCATGAACCGTTGCAGTGATCGACTGTCAAGGCTGGCAGATGAAATTCTAGAGCAAGGTTTGGCATGTTGCAGTTCTTTTGCATTGATATATCGACTGCTTAACAGATTATGTCAATAATTCTATTCTCTTGCGGTTACAATAAGATTTCAATTACTTGAGCGTTAGCTTGAGAGGAGGGGGGTAACAGTGTTACCTGATTGAGTTAGTTTGATGTTCTAATCAACAATTGTAAATCTCTGTCACGCAGAAGAAAAAATGTTGCGAGACACTGATATGCCATTAAACGCTTACTTTAGTTTCACTATGTCAGGGATAGACTGCACGGTTACTCACTTGAGAGTAATTAAATTGATGAATTGTggtcttttctcttttgtttacaATACTCTGTAAGTAGCCTATACGTAATCTGACCTGCTTATCCCAAGCCTTCTAATTTGAAACTATGTACTGCCTACTGGTCATCTCCATTGGAATGCTTGAGGATTCATTatctttatttatatatatatataatatatatgttcaCAATATTTGTGATTCACTTTGAACTATTAAGGCAATCAAATTTCTCTCCAGAAACTTCATCTGAGGATCGCCATGAGAATTGGCATCAGTACTTTGGTAGACATCAGTCGAAGCAACAAGGTGCAGCTCTTCCATCACAACTTCCAGCCAGAGCTGATCAACCCTCGTGCACAGGTGACATCTAATTATCCTCTTAAAACTGCAATTGTTTAGTTCTGCATCAAACCATAAATCATGCATGTGGTAACCCACATCAATTCCCAAAGTAATACTTCATCGTTGCAGTGCTTATGAAAATGATCCCACTGGAGTTTAATTCATTATCAAGTGTGGAGGGAATCGAATTTTGAAAAAACATTATTTAGTGTCTGTAATATAGCAAGCTAACTTTTTCCTCTCACCTATATTTCATACTACTGATTCTTGCTTTTCCTTTGATGTAGACTGCATTCCTCGAATTGAAATTCCGAGGGCTAATTACCTGCTGAACCATCAGGTGAAGAAGTTCTATGATGCTGGCATTTGAGTCTAGCATCGGTTTTGATTCTTACATGGTTTGTAGTTACTTATAAATAGTCtctttgttttaacttttatatCACTCTTACGACAGGACGGTCAGGACTCTCCAATGTCAAATCCTTCATCCCAGAATCCTTTTCGCAATGGGCATACAATACCAAATGGATCTTCAGGGTCTCCCCCTTCTAATTCAAGTCGACTTCTTAACCAAAGGAAAATGTTTGCAGAGTCCCAGATTGGAAGGTCTAGTTTCCAAAAGCTTTTAGAGCCAAGGCCTCCTCAGAGATCTGGAATTGCTCCGTATAGAGTGGTTCTTGGTAATGTAAAGGATAAGGTATTGCTTATCAACTCATTCTTCAATTATGTCAAGTATGTCGTCGTTGTCTGCTTAGAGAAGTTTCTATTTATATTCCTGTGCTGTTGGTTTAGGCTTTATTAAAAAGGATTGACTATTGGGTCGTTGTATGTTCTGGCTATTACTAATGCTTGTATTTGTTCCGCGGGTTCAGCTTATGAAGACACGAACACGTTTGGAGCTTCTTCTTGAAAATCTTCCTTGTGACTATGACCCATGGGATTGCTATGACACTACAGATCAACTTTTAGAACCGCTGCTCCTATGCTATGAGTCTTTGGTAATCTCTCTTTAACTCATGCCTCCTCCCCTTCTCTACCTGTGTCACACACACGATTGCGGAACATTTGTACAAACTTCTATCTAATGTTGACAACCATATTTTTTTTGCAGCAATCATGTGGATCTGGGGTGCTAGCTGACGGTCGGCTTGCTGATCTGATCCGAAGAGTTGCTACGTTTGGGATGGTACTAATGAAGCTCGACTTGCGTCAGGTGTGCTTATTTTGGCATATAATTTGTACCTTGCTCTGGTAGCATATTTTAACTGAAGATTTAAACGAGACAGGAATCTGGTAGGCATGCTGAAACACTTGATGCTGTTaccaaatatttggatatgggtACATACAGTGAGTGGGATGAAGAAAAGAAACTCAAATTTCTTACTAAAGAGCTCAAGGGGAAGAGACCACTGGTTCCAAAAAGCATGGAGGTAAGGTTCTTAGCATCAGGATAACTGTGCTAACGTAATTCAGAATTACTAACCTAATTACTTCAATCGAAAATTTCATTCCAAGAGTTTTGAGAATGTTGAAAATGTATACTTCGAACAATGGCGATGCAGGCCTTGAACATGAACCTTCGTATTATCAGCATCAAGCCTCTAATTTACACTCTTTACCTGTCAATTTGCCGAGCTCGTGATTCACTGTGAGACTTATGGCTTTTCTCATGAAAATCTTTTCAGGTTGGTCCTGATGTTAAGGAAGTACTTGATACCTTCCACATTGCTGCTGAGCTGGGGAGTGATTCCCTTGGAGCCTATGTGATTTCTATGGCGTCAAACGTATGTCATACCACTTCTATACGATATTCATATTGAAGTTGTGCACCATAAAGCAGAATTTGTGCACATTAAAATCAAgagattttttctttccaaGATTAGTGTTTCCATAAATGTGTTTGAGTGATAAAATTGGCATCAATGTTGCCATTCAATTTATAACTGGCAGGCAAGTGATGTTCTCGCGGTCGAGCTGTTGCAGAAAGATGCACGACTAGCTGTTAGTGGGGGGCTAGGAGGGCCGTGTCCTGGTGGAACGTAAGTTTGCACACCTCTATGTCGATATTCCTAGATTACTtcagcaatttatttaccatctTAAACTTTTATGAGTAAGAACATTGAGATGCTGTCTGAATGTATAGGGTAATAATTGATTTGTATCCTTTAAGTTGTTCCTGGAATGCCCTTCCTACTGCATAAATCGCACTTAGAATGAATATCACAACTGGATTTCATGCATCTTGGTATAGGCTGCGGGTGGTTCCTTTGTTTGAAACTGTGAAGGACTTGAGAGAAGCTGGCTCGGCGATCAGAAAATTATTATCCATTGATTGGTACCGGGATCACATAATCAAGAACCATAATGGCCTTCAAGAGGTAATTATCTCATCAGTTTTGAATAAACCTTGGTAGGGTCCTATGAATCTCGTGGAGCTTACAAAGTTATACTGAGCAGGTGATGGTTGGATATTCCGATTCTGGTAAAGATGCTGGGCGTTTTACTGCAGCATGGGAACTTTACAAAGCCCAAGAGGATGTTGTGGCCGCATGTAATGAATTCGGTATTAAGGTTACCCTGTTCCACGGACGAGGAGGAAGTATTGGTCGTGGAGGTGGCCCTACATATCTTGCCATTCAATCCCAACCGCCTGGTTCTGTAATGGTAAGTTTACTTGTTCTTTCATTCATTAGTCTGTTGTATCTTGATTGCATTCTAGCTTTAAAATGTTTGAAGGGATAAATGCTCAATCATGATCTGCATTGAATAAAGACTTACTCAAATCTGCAACCTACTTCAGTTCACAGTTTTACTTATGTTTGGAACTTAGACACTGTCGATAGCTTGATATCTTCGTGTACTCAACTAAATCTGTCTAGGTTTGATTCTGTAGTGTACATTCTTTCTGCGGTTCCGGAATTTGTCTAACCTTATGCCTGATGGCTAGATAAATAAAAACCTTTGTAGTTTCTACTTAATGATGTATAACCTACAATGTTTTCTAAAATTTCCAGGGTACCCTACGGTCAACTGAGCAAGGAGAAATGGTTCAGGCAAAATTTGGGCTGCCACAAACTGCTGTCAGGCAGCTAGAAATATACACAACAGCTGTGCTGCTAGCAACCATACGCCCTCCACACTCACCTCGTGAAGAAAAGTGGCGTAACCTCATGGAGGAAATCTCAAAAATTAGTTGCCAGAACTACCGGAGCGTAGTCTATGAAAATCCAGAATTCCTTGCCTACTTCCATGAGGCTACACCTCAGGCTGAGCTTGGCTTCCTCAACATAGGAAGCCGCCCCACAAGAAGAAAGAGCTCCACAGGAATCGGACATCTTCGTGCAATTCCATGGGTGTTTGCATGGACCCAAACCAGATTTGTTCTTCCGTCATGGCTCGGAGTTGGAGCAGGTTTAAGGGGGGTTTGCGAGAAGGGACACACCGAAGACTTAAAAGCCATGTACAGAGAATGGCCTTTCTTTCAATGTACCCTTGACCTTATAGAGATGATTTTGGGGAAGGCAGACGCTCCTATAGCCAAACACTACGACGAAGTCCTTGTCTCAGAAAGCAGGCGACATCTTGGTTCTGAGCTGCGAAAGGAGCTCTTGACTACAGAGAAGTATGTATTGGTGGTTAGTGGGCACGAGAAACTATCTGAGAATAATCGGAGCTTGAGGAAGCTAATTGAAAGCAGGCTCCCCTTTCTCAATCCTATGAACATGTTGCAGGTTGAGGTACTCAAGAGACTGAGATGCGATGACGATAACAATAAACTCAGGGATGCATTGCTCATCACAATAAATGGGATCGCCGCAGGGATGAGAAACACAGGCTGAGTGAAGCCATTGAATGTAGCTTATTTTACTGAACATTtccacattttctgtttttcagTCTTGCTTTATCACAAGGGTTGCTGTAATTCGGAGGCTAAGTCCGTGAGAAACGTTCTATGCATCGTTCAGTCGGTTTCATGGACATATTATACAGATAGTTCCACCGCAATGGCGAAATgttgaaatgttttcttttatttgcacCTGGATACGCCTAcaatattttcttttcattatctCACGGTAGCTAAAACATGAAAAACAAGTCTAGAACAAAGTTTTCTTTGAGAACTAAGGGCCCCAAACTTCTTAGTTTTGCTTGAATGATACATATCATTCAATGCTACAAAAAAAGAACAGTTGTGATTGAACATAAAAGatttaacaattttaaaaaacaaatcTAACGGTTGAACACTTGTATCATTGAAACCAAATACCAAACTTCCAAACAAACTCCAGCTCGAGACTGAAGCCAATTCAATAGTAACCAAAGCCCTATTACTATCATGGGccattttcaaaataaaaataaaaagaaagaaaaagacaatTAAAGTCTACGTTACGAATTAAATCCAAGATTTACCATTCTCGAAAATGTGGTTAGACTAATTGATCAGGATAATGTGCATGTCTCCTTATATCTAGATTCGACTCCCCCTCCTAGTAAATTAGTGTAATTGGAACATCGTTGTGtcggaagaaagaaaaagatttaCCATTCTCACCCCACCCCATCTAATAGCACTTGAGCAAAAGCTTTGTTAAATCCTAGTGAATTTCATAATGGAAGCCATTGGAGCAATGTTGTCTCTTTGTGGTTATTGTGGTTACTGGTGATCAGATtttattaaacaaaataaaaaggccAGTACAAACACAGAGAAAGCAGCCTGCCAGTTATGTTTACTTGAGTTACAATCCTCTCTGGAAAGTAGACTTTCTGTACTGTCCACTAAAATTAGAACCTGATTTCCAAAATCCACAAGCTCTTGTCCTCTTGACAaacttttcttttaaatttacaAGATGCTAAATGTTGCTTAAAGAAGATACCATGCCTGCAGCTGTGGAAGTGAGTTCAATCAACACctccaaaaaacaaaatctagTTGAAGCTTCCTGGAGCAACCACAAATTCTTTCTTTCTCGACGTTGATATAGTAGTGCTTTACACCCAATTTTGAATCTAAACTGCTGGTATCAGCCCTAGTAGTGCCACAATTATACAGCATTGCACCAGCCTGTTTTGTATTATGCATTTTTTTAGTGGGAAGtcatttcatttctttctttcttggatTCTGACTTCCATTATAAATTTCACCAAGCCATACAATTAGATTCAATAACTTTTACGTGCAACTGTATGATTGAAGATGTTCATCACATACACAGCTGGTGCCGTGCGACCCAgccaaactaatttttttttttataactaaaGCTAGCTAGGTAGGGTTCCATTTTGTTTTGATGCTGCTAGCTAACATGATCTTGATTCACGAAAAATAGGACAGAATTTTGAGGAATCTGTTCTTTTGATGACCACAATTTCTTCATTTGGAAAGCTACAAAATGCGAACCAGCTGCTCGCAATGACCAAAGTGGAACTTAATCACTAAAGCGACTTGTGAGAATGTTGTGTCAAATTAAGCTTACAGGTCGGTTTTTCTACTAACAGTAAGCTATAGGCGTTAAATTCTCAGCTAGCAtctgaaatgaaaaaaatggtGTGTTTGCATTATTTCAGTACTTTCCGTGATCGGACAGCTTTAGGTCCATGCCTCGGATTTGATTTCCCATACAGAATCCTCGGTCATCATGATCTCGAAGCATGACACAACGTAATATAATAACAAAGAAACTAAACGAAATACCCTAAGTTAGAATCTATTAGCATACTGAAATAATTCAGGGAATAAgaaaatctcaaatttattgATGGATCAAGAGATAACAGCCCTATCGCCCTAAATCACTTGCTCTAGACTTTGTAGAAGTACAAATAGGAAACgattaaagaaataaaaaaatatcgaaaatatcttATAATCTTAAAATTCCATTTTGGATAGTAAACAACGGAATTCGATCAAAATGCTCATATATCTCAGTAAAGCGTCACACTTTGTTCCTGATGTCGTCGTATTCTACAAAACAGTGTGTTACGGGTCCAAATCAGAAACCGGAGCCTAAGAATGCAATGCTTGAATCTTACAACCGATTGTACGTCTTTCCAACTATTCGTCTCTGAGATTTCAGAGCCCTGTGTGGAATTCATAAATGGCCCTTCTTAAGACagtcttttaaaaaaattgaacaatgtTTTGATGCTAAAAAATAGTaagtaaaattaaaacaaactttaaaactcacAATAATTGTCGGTTTCTAAATATCATTAAATGCATAGAATAGAAGGCTACAAAAAACAACCCTATTACAAAATAATCAACAATTAGTTCAATCTTAAGAAACCAAATGAACAAGAGTTTCAAAAAATCCAACATTGAAGTTTCACTTAAAGATGATTCCTCGTGCATACTTTCCTGCAAAATCATCAATTAAACTTCATAATCAATTTTGCCCCAAACACACTTTCAATGGATGTCAAAACAAGCCCATTTAACTCTTCCGGCAACATGTTTGATTGTAAGTATTATTTGTAATTGTTGTAGGATCcacttaattattattaatttgctaaaaattaagaaaagtggaaatgttttttttttgtttatttcaaagaaaagtagaaaagatggaaaagagaCAATTATAGGTCCCACTTGAATTTCAATCAGTCACATTTGGATATAATAATGCTATATGTTACATAGCAAAATTTTTGGGATCCTTTAATTTTGGAACTCTGTGCGATCGATCAATTCGATTCTCCTCAAAGCCGTCACTACTTCAATCATTTTAGCCCTATGTTCTACATCATTGCACCGGCTACTTTAGTACTATCTTGCATACTTCCCTGCTTTATATTATCCCACTCAATAATGCAATCCAATGCAGTCCAAACTCCAAAGAGTTCTAACTAGGGTTTCAGCCCTTTTCAATGATATAGAAACTTTCAATCCAGGAGCACCACTATTATTCCTCAAAGCTGCAGCATTGACCGTTAGGGACTACTATTACTAAACAATCAACTCATTTTCCACTACTAGGTTAACTCTATCAAATGCCATTTCGAACATGGAGCCATCGATCGAAAAGCTTTGACAGAAGTcaaataaatgttttttttttttgagtgaaGGCAACATGCCAACGACTACAAG
Proteins encoded in this window:
- the LOC126594878 gene encoding phosphoenolpyruvate carboxylase 4-like isoform X1; this encodes MTDTTDDIAEEISFQSFEDDCRMLGSLLQEVLQREVRSQIMEKVERTRILAQSACNMRNAGIEDVAEVLEKQLASEISKMSLEEALILARTFSHYLNLMGIAETHHRVRKQRNDSNEASLSKSCDDIFNQLVHGGVSPDELYNTVCKQEVEIVLTAHPTQINRRTLQYKHIRIAHLLDYKHRPDLGDEDKEMLIEDLVREITSIWQTDELRRHKPTPVDEARAGLNIVEQSLWKAVPHYLRRVSNALKKYTGKPLPLTCTPIKFGSWMGGDRDGNPNVTAKVTKDVSLLSKWMAIDLYIRELDNLKFELSMNRCSDRLSRLADEILEQETSSEDRHENWHQYFGRHQSKQQGAALPSQLPARADQPSCTDCIPRIEIPRANYLLNHQDGQDSPMSNPSSQNPFRNGHTIPNGSSGSPPSNSSRLLNQRKMFAESQIGRSSFQKLLEPRPPQRSGIAPYRVVLGNVKDKLMKTRTRLELLLENLPCDYDPWDCYDTTDQLLEPLLLCYESLQSCGSGVLADGRLADLIRRVATFGMVLMKLDLRQESGRHAETLDAVTKYLDMGTYSEWDEEKKLKFLTKELKGKRPLVPKSMEVGPDVKEVLDTFHIAAELGSDSLGAYVISMASNASDVLAVELLQKDARLAVSGGLGGPCPGGTLRVVPLFETVKDLREAGSAIRKLLSIDWYRDHIIKNHNGLQEVMVGYSDSGKDAGRFTAAWELYKAQEDVVAACNEFGIKVTLFHGRGGSIGRGGGPTYLAIQSQPPGSVMGTLRSTEQGEMVQAKFGLPQTAVRQLEIYTTAVLLATIRPPHSPREEKWRNLMEEISKISCQNYRSVVYENPEFLAYFHEATPQAELGFLNIGSRPTRRKSSTGIGHLRAIPWVFAWTQTRFVLPSWLGVGAGLRGVCEKGHTEDLKAMYREWPFFQCTLDLIEMILGKADAPIAKHYDEVLVSESRRHLGSELRKELLTTEKYVLVVSGHEKLSENNRSLRKLIESRLPFLNPMNMLQVEVLKRLRCDDDNNKLRDALLITINGIAAGMRNTG
- the LOC126594878 gene encoding phosphoenolpyruvate carboxylase 4-like isoform X2; the protein is MTDTTDDIAEEISFQSFEDDCRMLGSLLQEVLQREVRSQIMEKVERTRILAQSACNMRNAGIEDVAEVLEKQLASEISKMSLEEALILARTFSHYLNLMGIAETHHRVRKQRNDSNEASLSKSCDDIFNQLVHGGVSPDELYNTVCKQEVEIVLTAHPTQINRRTLQYKHIRIAHLLDYKHRPDLGDEDKEMLIEDLVREITSIWQTDELRRHKPTPVDEARAGLNIVEQSLWKAVPHYLRRVSNALKKYTGKPLPLTCTPIKFGSWMGGDRDGNPNVTAKVTKDVSLLSKWMAIDLYIRELDNLKFELSMNRCSDRLSRLADEILEQETSSEDRHENWHQYFGRHQSKQQGAALPSQLPARADQPSCTDCIPRIEIPRANYLLNHQDGQDSPMSNPSSQNPFRNGHTIPNGSSGSPPSNSSRLLNQRKMFAESQIGRSSFQKLLEPRPPQRSGIAPYRVVLGNVKDKLMKTRTRLELLLENLPCDYDPWDCYDTTDQLLEPLLLCYESLQSCGSGVLADGRLADLIRRVATFGMVLMKLDLRQESGRHAETLDAVTKYLDMGTYSEWDEEKKLKFLTKELKGKRPLVPKSMEVGPDVKEVLDTFHIAAELGSDSLGAYVISMASNKDARLAVSGGLGGPCPGGTLRVVPLFETVKDLREAGSAIRKLLSIDWYRDHIIKNHNGLQEVMVGYSDSGKDAGRFTAAWELYKAQEDVVAACNEFGIKVTLFHGRGGSIGRGGGPTYLAIQSQPPGSVMGTLRSTEQGEMVQAKFGLPQTAVRQLEIYTTAVLLATIRPPHSPREEKWRNLMEEISKISCQNYRSVVYENPEFLAYFHEATPQAELGFLNIGSRPTRRKSSTGIGHLRAIPWVFAWTQTRFVLPSWLGVGAGLRGVCEKGHTEDLKAMYREWPFFQCTLDLIEMILGKADAPIAKHYDEVLVSESRRHLGSELRKELLTTEKYVLVVSGHEKLSENNRSLRKLIESRLPFLNPMNMLQVEVLKRLRCDDDNNKLRDALLITINGIAAGMRNTG